A part of Chitinimonas koreensis genomic DNA contains:
- a CDS encoding helix-turn-helix domain-containing protein translates to MTQGPGRLGPATDCGGGRHPCSDCRRHDGCLAGGSREVSGALMSSSLTIRRGKTLCLAGDAFKELYAIRSGCFKTCIVSEDGREQVTAFYMAGDLIGLDAIQTGWHGTTAIALEDSQVCALPFARLQQACRELPGLQQRLLGAMSSEIARSYGVSLLLGNMRAEERVAAFLLDLSHRLAERGYSPAEFHLRMTREEIGSYLGLKLETVSRAFSKFQEMGWIGVQNKHVRLLDRAGLSAGAGNAPPHARRASADRMGIVRSIVPIRLAA, encoded by the coding sequence ATGACCCAGGGCCCGGGCCGGCTCGGCCCGGCGACGGACTGCGGCGGAGGCCGGCACCCCTGCTCCGACTGCCGGCGGCACGACGGCTGCCTGGCCGGCGGGTCGCGGGAGGTGTCCGGCGCGCTGATGTCGAGCAGCCTGACGATCCGCCGCGGCAAGACGCTCTGCCTGGCCGGCGATGCGTTCAAGGAGCTGTACGCCATCCGCAGCGGCTGCTTCAAGACCTGCATCGTGAGCGAGGACGGTCGCGAGCAGGTCACCGCCTTCTACATGGCCGGCGACCTGATCGGCCTGGACGCGATCCAGACCGGCTGGCACGGCACCACCGCCATCGCGCTGGAGGACAGCCAGGTCTGCGCCCTGCCCTTCGCCAGGCTGCAGCAGGCCTGCCGCGAGCTGCCCGGCCTGCAGCAGCGGCTGCTGGGCGCGATGAGCAGCGAGATCGCACGCAGCTATGGCGTCTCGCTGCTGCTGGGCAACATGCGTGCCGAGGAACGCGTGGCGGCCTTCCTGCTTGACCTGTCGCACCGGCTGGCCGAACGCGGCTATTCGCCGGCCGAGTTCCACCTGCGCATGACGCGCGAAGAGATCGGCAGCTACCTCGGCCTGAAGCTGGAAACCGTGAGCCGCGCCTTTTCCAAGTTCCAGGAGATGGGCTGGATCGGCGTGCAGAACAAGCACGTCCGCCTGCTCGACCGGGCAGGGCTGAGCGCAGGCGCCGGCAATGCGCCGCCGCATGCGCGGCGGGCCTCGGCCGACCGGATGGGCATCGTCCGCTCGATCGTGCCGATCCGGCTGGCGGCCTAG
- a CDS encoding response regulator encodes MEIATKPVRVFLADDSTAIRVRLVELLGPLSGVELVGQAATVEDAIVGILRERPDCVVLDLQLRGGNGLTVLRAVQAQVPASVFAVLTNHADKRYRDACLAAGAQYFFDKSSEFQRIRDVVRMIGGGRPGI; translated from the coding sequence ATGGAAATCGCAACGAAACCGGTCCGGGTCTTCCTGGCCGACGACTCCACCGCCATCCGCGTCCGGCTGGTGGAACTGCTCGGCCCGCTGTCCGGCGTCGAGCTGGTCGGCCAGGCGGCCACGGTGGAGGACGCCATCGTCGGCATCCTGCGCGAACGGCCCGATTGCGTGGTGCTCGACCTGCAGCTGCGCGGCGGCAACGGCCTGACGGTATTGCGCGCCGTGCAGGCGCAGGTGCCCGCCAGCGTGTTCGCAGTGCTGACCAACCATGCCGACAAGCGCTATCGCGATGCCTGTCTGGCGGCCGGAGCGCAGTACTTCTTCGACAAGAGCAGCGAATTCCAACGCATCCGGGACGTCGTCCGCATGATCGGCGGCGGCAGGCCCGGAATCTGA
- a CDS encoding response regulator has protein sequence MIRIVLADDHTLVREGLKQLLQAAPDLAVVGEAQDGHQALQRVREQEFELLLLDMSMPGRSGIELIKQIKGEKPRLRILVLSMHEERQYAIRAIRAGASGYLTKDSASAQLVSAIRKVAGGGAYISAEVAEQLALDAMPQAHGLPHTTLSDREYEVFQLLVAGVAVTDIAERLHLSVKTVSTHKARLLQKMGMSNPAELVRYAIAQRLIDEAGKPL, from the coding sequence ATGATCCGCATCGTGCTGGCCGACGACCACACGCTGGTCCGCGAAGGACTCAAGCAGCTGTTGCAGGCGGCGCCCGACCTGGCCGTGGTGGGCGAGGCGCAGGACGGCCACCAGGCCCTGCAACGCGTGCGCGAGCAGGAGTTCGAGCTGCTGCTGCTCGACATGTCGATGCCGGGCCGCAGCGGGATCGAACTGATCAAGCAGATCAAGGGCGAGAAGCCGCGGCTGCGGATCCTGGTGCTGAGCATGCACGAGGAGCGCCAGTACGCCATCCGCGCCATCCGCGCCGGCGCCTCGGGCTATCTCACCAAGGACAGCGCCTCGGCCCAGTTGGTGTCGGCCATCCGCAAGGTGGCCGGCGGCGGCGCCTACATCAGCGCCGAGGTGGCCGAGCAGCTCGCGCTCGACGCCATGCCGCAGGCTCACGGCCTGCCGCACACCACCCTGTCCGACCGCGAATACGAAGTCTTCCAGCTGCTGGTGGCCGGCGTGGCCGTCACCGACATCGCCGAGCGGCTGCATCTGTCGGTCAAGACGGTCAGCACCCACAAGGCCCGCCTGCTGCAGAAGATGGGCATGAGCAATCCGGCCGAGCTGGTGCGCTACGCCATCGCCCAGCGGCTGATCGACGAAGCCGGCAAGCCGCTCTAG
- the moaA gene encoding GTP 3',8-cyclase MoaA, with protein MNAPTSTPVLLDGHGRRIDYLRLSVTDRCDLRCSYCMPKGFKGFEEPANWLTFDEIERVVAAFARLGVRRLRLTGGEPLLRRDLPLLAARLGALPGVDDLSLSTNATRLDRHAAALRAAGVRRINVSLDSLQAERIAAIAGRDVLGEVLAGLDAACAQGFAPIKLNMVVQAGVNDDEIEAMVAFCIERGFILRLIETMPVGDSGRASRHVDLQQVIAALAQRFDLAPSARELGGGPARYWQSRDGGFTLGAITPISQHFCATCNRVRLSVDGTLYLCLGQDDKLELRPLLRGGIDDAGLEAALRQAIERKPERHEFREKPGKIVRFMSATGG; from the coding sequence ATGAACGCGCCCACCTCCACCCCAGTCCTGCTCGACGGCCACGGCCGCCGCATCGACTACCTGCGCCTGAGCGTGACCGACCGCTGCGACCTGCGCTGCAGCTACTGCATGCCCAAGGGTTTCAAGGGATTCGAGGAACCGGCCAACTGGCTGACGTTCGACGAGATCGAGCGGGTGGTCGCCGCCTTCGCCCGGCTCGGCGTGCGCCGCCTGCGGCTGACCGGCGGCGAACCGCTGCTGCGGCGCGACCTGCCGCTGCTGGCGGCCCGGCTCGGCGCCCTGCCCGGCGTCGACGACCTGTCGCTGTCCACCAACGCCACCCGGCTCGACCGCCATGCCGCCGCGCTGCGCGCCGCCGGCGTGCGCCGGATCAACGTCAGCCTCGATTCGCTGCAGGCCGAACGGATCGCCGCGATCGCCGGCCGCGACGTGCTCGGCGAGGTGCTGGCCGGGCTCGACGCCGCGTGCGCGCAGGGCTTCGCCCCGATCAAGCTCAACATGGTGGTGCAGGCCGGCGTGAACGACGACGAGATCGAGGCCATGGTCGCCTTCTGCATCGAACGCGGCTTCATCCTGCGGCTGATCGAGACCATGCCGGTCGGCGACAGCGGCCGCGCCTCGCGACACGTCGACCTGCAGCAGGTGATCGCCGCGCTGGCGCAGCGCTTCGACCTGGCTCCGAGCGCACGCGAGCTCGGCGGCGGCCCGGCGCGCTACTGGCAAAGCCGCGACGGCGGCTTCACGCTCGGCGCCATCACGCCGATCTCGCAGCACTTCTGCGCCACCTGCAACCGCGTGCGGCTGTCGGTCGACGGCACGCTCTACCTGTGCCTGGGCCAGGACGACAAGCTCGAGCTGCGGCCGCTCTTGCGCGGCGGCATCGACGACGCCGGCCTCGAGGCCGCGCTGCGCCAGGCCATCGAGCGCAAGCCCGAACGCCACGAATTCCGCGAAAAGCCGGGCAAGATCGTGCGCTTCATGTCGGCCACCGGCGGCTGA
- a CDS encoding NTP transferase domain-containing protein, which produces MTISVPWQPELDALILCASRQRPHGDKGLALHGGRPLALHARERLQRQSCLPDTVFASANDHHDSYRRLGFEPVADNFADWPGPLAALEAALSASDADCLLVVPCDLPELPFDAAAKLWRPLALSDAPYAYAVCDGIEPSGVCLLTHRVLPQLRRRLAAPRIDLVDWLREPGGVAVTFADGAAFCPVAA; this is translated from the coding sequence ATGACCATCTCGGTACCGTGGCAACCCGAACTCGATGCGCTGATCCTCTGCGCCAGCCGCCAGCGCCCGCACGGCGACAAGGGCTTGGCGCTGCACGGCGGCCGCCCGCTGGCGCTGCATGCGCGCGAGCGGCTGCAGCGGCAGAGCTGCCTGCCCGACACGGTGTTCGCCAGCGCCAACGACCATCACGACAGCTATCGCCGGCTCGGCTTCGAGCCGGTCGCCGACAATTTCGCCGACTGGCCCGGCCCGCTGGCCGCGCTCGAAGCCGCGCTGAGCGCCAGCGACGCCGACTGCCTGCTGGTGGTGCCGTGCGACCTGCCCGAGCTGCCGTTCGACGCCGCCGCCAAGCTGTGGCGGCCACTGGCGCTCAGCGACGCGCCGTACGCCTACGCGGTGTGCGACGGCATCGAGCCCTCGGGCGTCTGCCTGCTCACCCACCGCGTGCTGCCGCAGCTGCGCCGGCGGCTGGCCGCGCCGCGCATCGACCTGGTCGACTGGCTGCGCGAGCCGGGCGGCGTGGCGGTGACCTTCGCCGACGGCGCCGCGTTCTGCCCGGTCGCGGCGTAG
- the cobA gene encoding uroporphyrinogen-III C-methyltransferase — translation MSTQVYLIGAGPGDPELLTLKAVRAIGACDVLLVDDLVNRAVLAHARPDARIVAVGKRGGCRSTPQDFITRLMLRHARQGRVVGRLKGGDPFVFGRGGEEVEALRAAGIRHEVVNGITAGLAAATAAGIPLTHRDACRGVTFVTGHTQDGGEPDWAALAGLDTTLVVYMGMRHLDGMAAGLIAAGLAAATPAAVIERATLPDERRLATTLGRLPQAARAAAMGSPAIVVIGQVAALADAGTALPERCAA, via the coding sequence ATGTCCACCCAGGTCTACCTCATCGGCGCCGGCCCCGGCGATCCCGAGCTGCTCACCCTCAAGGCCGTGCGCGCCATCGGCGCCTGCGACGTGCTGCTGGTCGACGACCTGGTCAACCGCGCGGTACTGGCCCACGCCCGGCCCGACGCGCGCATCGTGGCGGTCGGCAAGCGCGGCGGCTGCCGCTCCACGCCGCAGGATTTCATCACCCGGCTGATGCTGCGCCACGCCCGCCAGGGCCGCGTGGTCGGCCGGCTCAAGGGCGGCGACCCGTTCGTGTTCGGCCGCGGCGGCGAGGAAGTCGAGGCGCTGCGCGCCGCCGGCATCCGCCACGAGGTGGTCAACGGCATCACCGCCGGCCTCGCCGCCGCCACCGCGGCCGGCATCCCGCTGACCCACCGCGACGCCTGCCGCGGCGTCACCTTCGTCACCGGCCACACCCAGGACGGCGGCGAACCCGACTGGGCCGCGCTGGCCGGGCTCGACACCACGCTGGTGGTCTACATGGGCATGCGCCACCTCGACGGCATGGCGGCCGGCCTGATCGCGGCCGGCCTGGCCGCCGCCACCCCGGCCGCGGTGATCGAGCGCGCCACCCTGCCCGACGAGCGCCGGCTGGCCACCACGCTGGGCCGGCTGCCGCAGGCTGCGCGCGCCGCCGCGATGGGCAGCCCGGCCATCGTGGTGATCGGCCAGGTCGCGGCGCTGGCCGACGCCGGCACGGCCCTGCCGGAGCGCTGCGCAGCATGA